From one Desulfurobacterium thermolithotrophum DSM 11699 genomic stretch:
- a CDS encoding C-GCAxxG-C-C family protein: MNLKEIMENIRFILNRVEKEELIHVEPKTIAQRAYELYWKQNCEYGVVNSFSEVGGLKFNYFKVLEISKELPHKWNKICGAITGAFYIFAVTLPEEAIESAVKEIIEFHNNTKLPIFIGNKEFEIPKVAVGSILCRDSIINWSKAAGIHPRALERSERCARITGDIAFKTAQILNKHVGALTEANI; encoded by the coding sequence TTGAACTTGAAGGAAATAATGGAAAACATAAGGTTTATATTGAATAGGGTAGAAAAAGAAGAGCTTATACATGTAGAACCAAAAACAATAGCTCAAAGAGCTTATGAACTTTATTGGAAACAAAATTGCGAGTATGGAGTAGTTAACTCTTTTTCCGAAGTTGGTGGACTGAAATTTAACTATTTCAAAGTTTTAGAAATTTCAAAAGAACTTCCTCATAAATGGAACAAGATTTGTGGAGCAATTACAGGAGCTTTTTACATATTTGCTGTAACTTTACCAGAAGAAGCTATAGAGAGTGCTGTAAAAGAAATCATAGAATTTCACAATAATACAAAACTTCCAATATTTATTGGTAATAAAGAGTTTGAAATCCCAAAAGTAGCTGTTGGTTCAATTCTTTGCAGAGATTCAATAATCAACTGGTCTAAAGCAGCAGGAATTCATCCAAGAGCTCTTGAAAGAAGCGAAAGATGTGCGAGAATTACAGGAGACATTGCTTTCAAAACTGCACAAATACTAAATAAGCACGTAGGAGCTCTTACAGAAGCTAATATTTAA
- a CDS encoding prepilin peptidase, producing the protein MKYLIAFIFGTIIGSFLNVCIHRIPKEESIITPPSYCPKCGKKIKWYDNIPIISYLILKGKCRNCKEKISIQYPLVELLTGFLTTGIVWKYGISVTSFYFLLLTYVLVVVSMIDLKTMLVPVKLCYFAMIAGILFSIFVPSISLKDSILGASFGAGIILFIIETYYILKGKEGMGYGDANVMAVIGAFLGWEKVLLTIFLASLIGAVWGIIFMILRGKNSQLALPFVPFLSLATYVTIIFGNELISWYTGG; encoded by the coding sequence ATGAAGTATCTAATAGCTTTTATTTTTGGAACCATAATAGGAAGTTTCCTTAACGTGTGTATTCATAGGATTCCAAAAGAAGAATCTATAATTACTCCACCTTCTTATTGTCCTAAATGTGGTAAAAAGATTAAATGGTACGATAATATTCCAATTATTAGTTATCTAATCTTAAAAGGAAAATGTAGGAACTGTAAAGAAAAAATTTCTATTCAATATCCTCTAGTAGAACTTTTAACAGGTTTCCTTACAACAGGAATAGTCTGGAAATATGGAATTTCAGTTACATCTTTTTATTTCCTACTTTTAACTTATGTGTTAGTTGTTGTCTCAATGATTGATTTAAAAACAATGCTTGTTCCTGTTAAACTTTGCTACTTTGCAATGATTGCTGGAATTTTGTTTTCTATTTTTGTTCCTAGTATTTCTTTGAAAGATTCTATTTTGGGAGCATCATTTGGAGCAGGGATAATTCTTTTTATCATTGAAACTTACTATATATTAAAAGGTAAAGAAGGTATGGGATATGGAGATGCAAATGTAATGGCAGTTATTGGTGCTTTCTTAGGTTGGGAAAAGGTCTTATTAACGATATTTCTTGCTTCTCTAATTGGTGCTGTGTGGGGAATTATTTTTATGATTTTAAGGGGAAAAAATTCTCAGTTAGCTCTTCCTTTTGTCCCCTTTCTTTCATTGGCAACATACGTTACAATAATTTTTGGAAACGAATTAATCAGTTGGTACACAGGGGGATAG
- the tsaB gene encoding tRNA (adenosine(37)-N6)-threonylcarbamoyltransferase complex dimerization subunit type 1 TsaB, which translates to MIVLGIDLCTSEGSISLIKNGELLGISLWNQPKKHSEKIFVEIKKLLEQTEVKKEDISLVVVSSGPGSFTGVRLSVTVGKSLKVVGLKVKAVSTLQLIGLQHLKANLPIISLLSGRRNRYYTLVRESPLDSSNVMDLTEEELFSKVEDYSRYIVVYKGNISDSIKKNFKTIYETTPLSLIAALIPFEFPQLLKPLHFYYVRDHDAKPSCKKL; encoded by the coding sequence ATGATAGTTTTAGGAATAGATTTATGTACTTCTGAAGGAAGTATTTCTCTTATAAAGAATGGAGAACTTTTAGGAATTTCTCTTTGGAACCAACCTAAAAAGCATTCTGAAAAAATCTTTGTAGAGATCAAAAAACTTTTAGAACAAACTGAGGTAAAGAAAGAAGACATAAGTCTTGTAGTAGTTAGTTCAGGACCAGGGTCATTTACAGGAGTAAGGCTCTCTGTTACAGTTGGAAAGTCTTTAAAAGTTGTAGGCTTAAAAGTAAAAGCAGTTTCAACACTTCAGTTAATAGGATTACAGCATTTAAAGGCAAACTTACCTATTATTTCTCTTCTTTCTGGAAGAAGAAATAGATATTACACACTTGTAAGAGAAAGTCCTTTAGATTCTAGTAACGTTATGGATTTGACAGAAGAAGAGCTCTTTTCAAAAGTTGAGGATTACTCAAGGTATATAGTGGTTTATAAAGGAAATATTTCTGATAGTATAAAGAAGAATTTTAAGACCATTTATGAAACAACTCCACTATCTTTAATTGCTGCTCTTATACCTTTTGAGTTCCCTCAGCTTCTTAAACCTCTTCATTTTTACTATGTAAGAGACCACGATGCAAAACCTTCTTGTAAGAAACTGTAG
- the rimI gene encoding ribosomal protein S18-alanine N-acetyltransferase produces the protein MQNLLVRNCSLYDLNAILKIEEESFPDSWKRELLEKELSLPFSLFLVAELRGKIVGYLTAWIIGEVCELNKIAVASRLRGRRIGEKLLKELINECQERKVKEIFLEVRESNFSAIKLYERVGFERISLREGYYGCENAVVYKLNLGGKYA, from the coding sequence ATGCAAAACCTTCTTGTAAGAAACTGTAGTCTTTACGACCTAAATGCTATACTAAAAATAGAGGAAGAGTCCTTTCCAGATTCTTGGAAAAGGGAACTTCTGGAAAAGGAATTATCTCTTCCTTTTTCGCTTTTCCTTGTAGCAGAGCTCAGAGGAAAGATTGTGGGATACTTGACAGCCTGGATAATTGGAGAAGTTTGCGAGTTAAACAAAATAGCTGTTGCTTCACGGTTAAGAGGTAGAAGAATTGGAGAGAAACTCTTAAAAGAGTTGATAAACGAGTGCCAAGAGAGAAAAGTTAAGGAAATTTTTCTTGAAGTTAGAGAATCTAACTTTTCTGCGATAAAACTCTATGAAAGAGTGGGATTTGAAAGGATCTCTCTTAGAGAAGGATACTATGGCTGCGAAAATGCAGTTGTTTATAAACTTAATTTAGGAGGAAAATATGCTTAG
- a CDS encoding YdcH family protein encodes MLRDENLKALAREKFHHFKTLERKHQELDDMIDELEKKAVITPQEELELERMKKERLKLRDEMMLLMKKAKEEAENEK; translated from the coding sequence ATGCTTAGAGACGAAAACTTAAAAGCTCTTGCAAGGGAAAAGTTTCATCACTTTAAGACTTTGGAAAGAAAGCATCAAGAACTGGATGACATGATAGATGAACTGGAGAAAAAAGCAGTTATTACACCTCAGGAAGAACTTGAACTGGAAAGGATGAAGAAAGAAAGATTAAAACTTCGTGATGAAATGATGCTTCTCATGAAAAAGGCAAAGGAGGAAGCTGAGAATGAGAAGTGA
- the ilvD gene encoding dihydroxy-acid dehydratase, giving the protein MRSDVLREFEKLPARALMMATGIQRKDIDKPLIGIVSSWTDLVPGHADMFSLERFIERGIAAAGGTPFVVRVPAVCDGIAMGHEGMRFSLPLRELMADAVEDVVTAHQLDGVVLLTACDKITPGMLMGVARLNIPAIVVTAGPMLAGRRGKERLDLVTHTFEAIGRYKAGEISLEELLELEGAACPSSGSCQGMFTANTMACLTEALGLSLPYCGTSPAPLAEKKRIAEASGEKIVELVKKGIKARDILTPAAFRNAIKVDLALGGSTNTVLHLPAIAHEAGVPFEIKLFDQLSRETPKICSMRPGGKYLMEDLHYAGGIPGVLKRLYDSLEDNPTVLGVNIKQIAASAKIWDEDVIRPVDNPYSPEGGIAILYGNLAPDGAVVKQGAVSDKMKVFTGTARVFDCEEDAMKAVMDGKIKAGDIIVIRYEGPKGGPGMREMLAVTASVMGMGLGESVALITDGRFSGGTHGPCIGHISPEAAEGGPIGVVQEGDKIHINIPERRLELLISEEELKERLKNFKPKQKEVKSKLLRKYAKLVTSAAKGAIQDV; this is encoded by the coding sequence ATGAGAAGTGATGTGCTAAGAGAATTTGAAAAACTTCCTGCCCGTGCTCTCATGATGGCTACAGGAATTCAAAGAAAAGATATAGACAAACCTCTTATTGGGATAGTTTCCAGCTGGACAGATCTTGTTCCCGGTCATGCCGATATGTTCTCTCTTGAAAGGTTTATAGAAAGGGGAATTGCAGCAGCTGGTGGTACACCGTTTGTTGTACGTGTTCCTGCTGTTTGTGATGGCATTGCTATGGGACACGAAGGAATGAGATTTTCCCTTCCTTTAAGAGAGCTCATGGCTGATGCAGTTGAAGACGTTGTAACTGCTCACCAGCTTGATGGTGTTGTTTTGCTCACAGCTTGTGACAAGATAACACCCGGAATGCTTATGGGAGTTGCAAGGCTAAATATTCCTGCAATTGTTGTTACAGCTGGTCCAATGCTTGCAGGAAGAAGAGGAAAAGAAAGACTTGACCTTGTTACCCATACATTTGAGGCAATTGGAAGGTACAAAGCTGGTGAAATTAGCCTTGAAGAGCTCCTCGAACTTGAAGGAGCAGCATGTCCTTCTTCAGGTTCTTGTCAAGGAATGTTTACAGCAAACACTATGGCCTGTCTTACAGAGGCTTTAGGACTTTCCTTACCATACTGTGGAACTTCACCTGCGCCTTTGGCAGAAAAGAAAAGGATAGCAGAGGCTTCGGGAGAGAAAATTGTTGAGTTAGTCAAAAAAGGAATAAAAGCACGGGACATATTAACACCTGCAGCGTTTAGAAATGCAATAAAAGTTGATCTTGCCTTAGGAGGTTCTACAAATACAGTTCTTCACCTTCCTGCAATTGCTCATGAAGCTGGAGTTCCTTTTGAAATTAAACTATTTGATCAGCTAAGTAGGGAAACTCCAAAAATCTGTAGTATGAGACCTGGCGGAAAGTACCTTATGGAAGACCTCCACTACGCTGGAGGAATTCCAGGAGTTCTTAAAAGACTTTACGATAGTTTAGAGGATAACCCAACAGTCCTTGGGGTAAACATTAAACAGATAGCTGCAAGCGCTAAGATTTGGGATGAAGATGTAATAAGACCAGTTGATAATCCATACAGTCCTGAAGGTGGAATTGCTATTCTTTACGGCAATCTTGCTCCAGATGGAGCTGTCGTTAAACAAGGTGCTGTTTCAGACAAGATGAAAGTCTTTACTGGAACTGCAAGGGTCTTTGATTGCGAAGAAGATGCAATGAAAGCAGTAATGGATGGAAAAATTAAAGCTGGAGATATCATCGTTATAAGATACGAAGGACCAAAAGGTGGTCCAGGAATGAGAGAAATGCTTGCTGTAACTGCTTCTGTGATGGGAATGGGACTCGGAGAATCAGTTGCGCTAATTACAGACGGTAGATTTTCAGGTGGAACACATGGTCCTTGTATCGGGCATATATCCCCTGAAGCAGCAGAAGGTGGTCCTATTGGAGTTGTTCAAGAAGGAGATAAAATACACATAAACATTCCGGAAAGAAGACTTGAATTACTCATTTCAGAAGAAGAATTGAAAGAAAGACTTAAAAACTTTAAACCTAAGCAAAAAGAAGTTAAGTCAAAACTTCTTAGAAAATATGCAAAGCTTGTAACTTCTGCAGCAAAAGGAGCTATCCAGGACGTTTAA
- a CDS encoding aspartate aminotransferase family protein, with amino-acid sequence MNVFEKTENFVMKTYNRFSVNFVKGEGCWLYDDKDKKYLDMLAGIAVCNLGHCHPTVSDAICEQARKLIHVSNLFHIETQAELAELICKNSFGEKVFFCNSGAEANEGAIKLARRYGTEKNPEKYEIVAFRQSFHGRTMAAVSITGQGKYNEGFGPMLRGVKFAEFNNLDSVKEVVSDKTAGIIVEPIQGEGGIVPADKDFLLGLRKIADEIDAILIFDEVQTGIGRTGKLFAYQHYGIEPDVMTLAKALGNGVPIGAIVAKGKAADVLKPGLHASTFGGNPLATRAGIEVIKIVSDEEFLKEVERKGKYLAKKLEELKGEFSEIINFVRGKGLMLGAVCKIPCSDIVKLALEKGLIINCTAGNVLRFVPPLVITEDEIDYGIKILKEVLKEHAS; translated from the coding sequence ATGAACGTTTTTGAGAAGACAGAGAATTTTGTAATGAAAACTTACAACAGATTTTCCGTAAACTTTGTAAAGGGAGAAGGTTGTTGGCTTTATGATGATAAAGATAAAAAATACTTAGACATGTTAGCAGGGATTGCAGTTTGTAATCTTGGTCACTGCCATCCTACTGTATCGGATGCTATCTGTGAACAGGCAAGGAAGTTGATTCATGTTTCAAACCTTTTTCACATAGAGACTCAGGCAGAACTGGCAGAGCTCATCTGTAAAAACTCCTTTGGAGAAAAGGTTTTCTTCTGCAATAGTGGAGCAGAGGCAAACGAAGGAGCTATAAAGCTTGCAAGAAGATACGGAACAGAAAAAAATCCAGAAAAGTACGAAATAGTAGCTTTTAGACAATCTTTCCACGGCAGGACAATGGCAGCAGTTTCTATAACTGGCCAGGGAAAGTACAATGAAGGTTTTGGTCCTATGTTGAGAGGAGTCAAGTTTGCTGAATTTAACAACCTTGACTCTGTCAAAGAGGTGGTTTCAGACAAAACTGCTGGAATAATCGTTGAGCCAATTCAGGGTGAAGGTGGAATTGTTCCTGCTGATAAAGACTTTTTATTAGGACTGAGAAAAATTGCAGATGAGATAGATGCTATTCTCATATTTGACGAGGTTCAGACAGGAATAGGTAGGACAGGAAAGCTCTTTGCCTATCAGCACTACGGTATTGAACCAGATGTAATGACACTTGCCAAAGCTCTTGGGAACGGCGTTCCAATTGGGGCAATAGTTGCAAAAGGTAAAGCAGCAGATGTTTTAAAACCTGGACTTCATGCTTCAACTTTTGGTGGTAATCCCCTTGCTACAAGAGCAGGTATTGAGGTTATAAAGATTGTTTCAGATGAAGAATTTTTAAAAGAAGTGGAAAGAAAAGGAAAATATCTTGCAAAAAAGCTTGAAGAACTTAAAGGAGAATTTTCTGAGATAATTAACTTTGTAAGGGGTAAAGGATTGATGTTAGGAGCTGTTTGCAAAATACCCTGTAGTGACATAGTGAAGTTAGCTCTTGAAAAAGGACTTATTATTAATTGTACGGCAGGAAATGTTTTAAGATTTGTTCCTCCTCTTGTTATAACAGAGGATGAAATAGATTACGGAATAAAAATTCTTAAAGAGGTTTTAAAAGAGCATGCAAGTTAA
- a CDS encoding ABC transporter ATP-binding protein has product MSLIVENLSIRTNQFQIVKDAFFKVEKGERVAVVGESGSGKSITALSILKLLPENLKVSGKIEVDGTNVNSLKGEKLRKFRWNKVSMVFQDPSASLNPLMKIKDQMGEALLYHKKVEKKEVDKKVVELLRLVEIPEPEERINAYPHHLSGGLKQRVAIAMALACNPDYILADEPTTALDVTVQSKILELLEKLSIKKSTGILLITHDMGVVAEFSQKVFVMYAGYTVEAGKTEDIFKSPLHPYTKGLIECSPILNGGKKRKLFYIPGNVPEPSEKIIGCPFHPRCPEAKEICRRNIPPILEINDRKVRCFLYF; this is encoded by the coding sequence ATGTCTTTGATAGTTGAGAATTTATCTATTAGAACAAACCAATTTCAAATTGTTAAAGATGCTTTTTTTAAAGTAGAAAAGGGAGAAAGAGTTGCAGTAGTTGGGGAAAGCGGAAGTGGAAAATCTATCACAGCTCTTTCTATTTTAAAGCTTCTTCCGGAAAACTTAAAAGTTAGTGGAAAAATAGAAGTGGACGGTACAAATGTTAATTCCCTTAAAGGCGAAAAATTAAGAAAGTTCCGCTGGAATAAAGTTTCAATGGTTTTTCAAGATCCTTCCGCTTCTCTTAATCCATTGATGAAGATAAAAGATCAAATGGGAGAAGCTCTTTTATACCATAAAAAAGTTGAAAAAAAGGAAGTAGATAAAAAAGTCGTGGAACTTCTAAGACTAGTTGAAATTCCAGAACCTGAAGAAAGGATAAATGCTTATCCTCACCATCTTTCCGGTGGACTTAAGCAAAGAGTTGCAATAGCAATGGCTCTTGCCTGTAATCCAGATTACATCCTTGCTGATGAACCAACAACTGCTCTTGACGTTACAGTTCAATCAAAGATTTTAGAACTACTAGAAAAGCTCTCTATCAAGAAAAGTACAGGTATTCTTCTTATCACTCATGACATGGGAGTTGTTGCTGAATTTTCACAAAAAGTCTTTGTAATGTATGCAGGTTATACTGTTGAAGCTGGGAAAACAGAAGATATATTCAAAAGTCCCCTTCATCCTTATACTAAAGGGCTTATAGAATGTTCACCTATTTTAAATGGCGGGAAAAAAAGGAAACTTTTTTATATTCCTGGTAATGTTCCTGAGCCTTCAGAAAAAATCATTGGCTGCCCTTTTCATCCAAGATGCCCTGAAGCAAAGGAAATCTGTAGAAGAAACATACCTCCTATTTTAGAGATAAATGATAGAAAGGTAAGATGCTTTCTTTACTTTTAA
- the uvrC gene encoding excinuclease ABC subunit UvrC — MREKLQTVPDAPGVYFFKDKSGKVIYVGKAKSLKNRLSTHINCTNPNEKSYKITKNAVDFDYIVVKNEKEALTLEAELIKKYLPKFNVLLKDDKSYPYLVLTDEEFPTVKIVRKKDCLKGKKFGPFVPPKNARNLKDLIHKVFKLRKCKELLNRSKPCLQYYIEMCTAPCCNYVSKKDYRKQVEGALSFLTGNVKNHINKLYSEIEKAAENLQFEKAAILRDQLIAIKDIYEKGSIFFENYPSCDVFYIERNNGIFSGVKLTVRNGILYGKENFQFDPLDPWDENLLLEFSNYRLEQIDESIVGTIWIKGTYEEENPPKEIFANFHYLGNEFSVKEIPEKVLQLVKKNRSIARTNLNLEKLKFEYESVFLDTFPERVEVFDNSSLQGTASVGACIVWEKGEFVKKDYRRYKIKNVKGINDYGFLEEVLTRRFKRIKKGEVKRPNLVLIDGGIGQLNVALKVRDSLGLDFRVFSIAKREEIVYTDDGEVVETKKYPYLFRFFTSLRDEAHRFAITFNRKLRNSLMVKSVLDDIKGIGTKRKKLLEKFYPDIKELAEASIEELVKIGIPRKVAKEVLEKIRDWSS; from the coding sequence ATGAGGGAAAAGTTACAGACTGTTCCGGATGCTCCTGGAGTTTACTTTTTTAAGGATAAAAGCGGAAAGGTTATTTATGTTGGAAAGGCAAAATCTTTAAAAAATCGCCTTTCCACTCATATCAATTGCACAAATCCGAATGAAAAGAGTTATAAGATTACTAAAAACGCTGTAGATTTCGATTATATAGTTGTTAAAAATGAAAAAGAAGCGCTTACATTAGAAGCGGAATTAATAAAGAAATATCTTCCAAAGTTTAACGTTCTTCTAAAAGATGATAAAAGTTATCCATATCTTGTTCTTACCGATGAAGAATTTCCCACAGTAAAAATCGTAAGAAAAAAAGACTGTTTGAAGGGAAAGAAGTTTGGACCTTTTGTTCCTCCTAAAAATGCTCGAAATCTAAAGGATTTAATTCACAAAGTTTTTAAGTTAAGAAAATGCAAAGAATTGCTAAATCGCTCAAAGCCTTGTCTTCAATACTACATAGAAATGTGTACTGCTCCTTGTTGTAATTACGTTTCTAAAAAAGACTATAGAAAACAGGTTGAGGGAGCTCTGTCTTTTTTAACGGGAAACGTCAAAAACCACATAAATAAGCTTTACAGTGAAATAGAAAAAGCAGCTGAAAACTTACAATTTGAAAAAGCTGCCATACTTAGAGATCAACTTATAGCTATAAAGGATATCTACGAGAAAGGTTCTATTTTCTTTGAAAATTATCCAAGCTGCGATGTATTTTATATTGAAAGGAACAATGGAATCTTTTCGGGTGTTAAGTTAACAGTTAGAAATGGTATTCTCTATGGGAAAGAAAACTTTCAATTTGATCCCTTAGATCCGTGGGATGAAAACTTACTTTTGGAGTTTTCTAATTATAGGTTAGAGCAAATAGACGAAAGTATAGTAGGAACAATTTGGATTAAAGGAACTTACGAAGAAGAAAATCCGCCAAAAGAGATTTTTGCTAATTTTCATTATCTTGGAAATGAATTTTCTGTTAAAGAAATTCCAGAAAAGGTACTTCAATTAGTTAAGAAAAATAGGTCGATAGCAAGAACAAATCTTAATTTAGAAAAACTTAAATTTGAGTACGAAAGTGTGTTCTTGGATACTTTTCCTGAAAGGGTAGAAGTTTTTGACAATTCTTCGCTTCAAGGAACGGCAAGTGTTGGGGCCTGTATTGTTTGGGAAAAAGGAGAGTTTGTAAAGAAAGATTACAGAAGATACAAGATAAAAAATGTTAAAGGGATTAACGACTATGGTTTTTTAGAAGAGGTTTTGACAAGACGTTTTAAAAGAATAAAAAAGGGAGAAGTAAAAAGACCTAATTTAGTTTTAATTGATGGGGGAATTGGACAACTTAACGTTGCACTAAAGGTACGTGATTCATTAGGACTTGATTTCAGAGTCTTTTCTATTGCAAAAAGAGAAGAAATCGTTTATACAGATGATGGAGAAGTTGTAGAAACAAAAAAATATCCATATCTCTTTAGGTTCTTTACCAGTTTAAGGGATGAGGCACATCGTTTTGCAATAACTTTCAACCGAAAATTAAGAAATAGTTTAATGGTCAAAAGTGTACTTGATGATATTAAAGGAATTGGAACAAAGAGAAAAAAACTTCTTGAAAAATTTTATCCAGATATTAAAGAACTTGCAGAAGCAAGTATAGAAGAACTTGTAAAAATAGGAATACCAAGAAAGGTAGCTAAGGAAGTTTTAGAAAAAATAAGAGATTGGAGCTCTTAA
- a CDS encoding 6-carboxytetrahydropterin synthase produces MFEISKVIEFSAAHSVYSQKLNPEWTKNTYPKCRRLPGHGHNYRLVVYLKSENLDFSQMVTDFGHLSWLKSFVDSCFDHKLILGMDDPALHLFFTKLGLMKSEKLVIPQIDGKKTEVDVVAVDENYRIKKLTIREVDLSEIKSYKYFSFQNFRSDSDSVEADFYQRLLDGISLFSGSPTSENLARFFFYFVSENIKPLGIKCSKVSIHETPTSCATFKER; encoded by the coding sequence ATGTTTGAGATTTCAAAAGTAATTGAGTTTTCAGCAGCACATTCTGTTTACTCACAAAAACTTAATCCTGAGTGGACAAAAAATACCTATCCGAAGTGTAGAAGACTTCCAGGTCACGGTCATAACTATAGACTTGTTGTTTACTTAAAATCTGAAAATCTTGATTTTTCTCAAATGGTTACAGACTTTGGACATTTATCTTGGCTAAAAAGTTTTGTAGATAGCTGTTTTGACCATAAATTAATACTTGGAATGGATGATCCAGCATTACATCTTTTCTTTACAAAATTAGGACTTATGAAAAGTGAAAAATTAGTTATTCCACAAATTGATGGAAAAAAAACAGAAGTTGATGTTGTAGCGGTTGATGAAAACTATCGCATAAAAAAACTAACAATTAGAGAAGTAGATTTATCAGAAATTAAAAGTTACAAATATTTTTCGTTTCAAAACTTTAGATCGGATTCTGACTCAGTAGAAGCCGATTTCTATCAGCGACTTCTTGACGGAATATCTCTTTTTAGTGGTTCTCCGACTTCTGAAAATCTTGCAAGATTCTTTTTTTACTTTGTAAGCGAGAATATAAAACCTCTTGGGATAAAATGTTCTAAAGTTTCTATTCATGAAACTCCTACTTCCTGTGCTACTTTTAAGGAGCGATGA
- a CDS encoding IS110 family transposase, whose product MSPPEIRDYSKEATFKGRRLDFSLGNKPRAWRLADASCRLIIVAGSAVLEYGNSPEAEVAKHKTYQGVEMKEKVEKTLYVGVDYHKNSFTAAYLDCLTGILNTKKYEAEELEKFKNHLTTFRKKGYSVKVAVETLTGVTFFTEEIRNCVDEITYVNTNKFKNILKGVNSAKNDRIDAETIAIYYEMGLLPTVYVPTRKEKELRIKMKERDSFVDMRKGVINRLHSLLLEYGIKTNKRELTTKKGMERIKEETKKKVPPSLRETIWRQIETIEYLTDKIRETEEDIKSFIGEDEELKGKVELLKSIPGVGDIVAIAFISAVCNEERFENGDKVAAYFGLVPRVNSSGDEVRNGRITKKGDSRTRNKIIQATRALLNSKLDNSVKRFYEGLVKKGLEKKKALIAAARKLVKVMFAVLRERRQFMDFVENKCNLCVGG is encoded by the coding sequence ATGTCACCCCCTGAAATTCGGGACTATAGTAAAGAGGCAACCTTTAAAGGCAGGAGGCTGGATTTTTCCCTGGGGAATAAGCCCCGTGCGTGGAGATTAGCCGATGCCTCCTGCCGGCTAATTATAGTGGCGGGAAGCGCCGTATTGGAGTATGGGAATAGTCCCGAAGCAGAGGTTGCAAAACACAAAACATATCAGGGGGTAGAGATGAAGGAGAAGGTAGAGAAAACACTGTATGTCGGAGTGGACTACCACAAAAACAGCTTTACAGCAGCTTATTTAGATTGTCTGACAGGGATACTTAATACCAAGAAGTACGAAGCAGAAGAGTTAGAGAAATTTAAAAATCACCTAACAACTTTTAGGAAAAAAGGATATTCAGTAAAAGTTGCGGTAGAAACCTTAACAGGAGTAACATTTTTTACGGAGGAGATAAGGAACTGCGTTGATGAAATAACTTACGTTAACACTAACAAATTTAAGAACATTCTAAAAGGTGTTAACAGTGCTAAAAACGACAGGATAGATGCAGAAACGATAGCCATTTACTATGAAATGGGCTTACTTCCGACAGTTTACGTCCCGACGAGAAAAGAAAAAGAGCTAAGGATAAAGATGAAAGAGAGAGATAGCTTTGTAGATATGAGAAAAGGGGTAATTAACAGACTTCATAGCCTATTGCTTGAATATGGGATAAAGACAAACAAGAGAGAACTCACCACGAAGAAAGGGATGGAAAGGATAAAGGAAGAAACGAAGAAGAAAGTGCCTCCGTCATTACGAGAAACGATATGGAGGCAAATAGAAACAATAGAATACTTAACAGATAAGATAAGAGAGACAGAAGAAGATATCAAGAGTTTTATAGGAGAAGATGAGGAGCTTAAGGGAAAAGTAGAACTTCTAAAAAGCATACCTGGAGTAGGAGATATAGTAGCTATAGCCTTTATATCTGCCGTATGTAACGAAGAGAGGTTTGAAAACGGAGACAAGGTAGCGGCTTATTTTGGACTTGTTCCTCGTGTTAATAGCAGTGGAGACGAAGTTAGAAATGGAAGGATAACAAAGAAAGGGGACAGCAGAACGAGGAACAAGATTATCCAGGCTACGAGAGCGTTATTGAACAGCAAGTTAGACAATTCAGTTAAAAGATTTTACGAAGGGTTAGTTAAGAAAGGTTTAGAGAAGAAGAAAGCGCTGATAGCTGCGGCGAGGAAATTGGTTAAAGTAATGTTCGCAGTTTTGAGAGAGAGAAGGCAATTTATGGATTTTGTTGAAAATAAATGCAACCTCTGTGTTGGGGGTTGA